In Streptomyces sp. NBC_01381, a genomic segment contains:
- a CDS encoding GAF domain-containing sensor histidine kinase: MSQGPRSGLNAVSSALLAMSRQLEVRDVLKTIVASARELLDAEYAALGVPDDHGGFAQFVVDGVSDEQWRAIGPLPRQHGILASMLHKAEPERLGDVREDPRFEGWPSAHPEMSDFLGLPIRYGDETLGALFLANKRCPKPAGGCGFTADDEELLSLLAQHAAIALNNARLYERSRELTIAEERSRLAHELHDAVSQKLFSLRLTAQAAAALVDRDPSRAKGELQQVAVLAAEAADELRAAVVELRPAALDEDGLVATLRTHTQVLDRAHSAEVTFDSCGVRALPAAQEEAMLRVAQEALHNALRHSGAARVDVTLIRRGAGAVLRVSDDGSGFDPRGVRRAGRHLGLVSMRDRAGGVGGRLTVESEPGKGTTIEMEVPGG, encoded by the coding sequence ATGAGTCAAGGTCCAAGGTCCGGCCTGAACGCGGTGAGTTCCGCGCTCCTGGCCATGAGCAGGCAGCTCGAGGTGCGCGACGTCCTTAAGACGATCGTCGCCTCGGCCCGCGAGCTGCTCGACGCCGAGTACGCGGCGCTCGGTGTCCCCGACGACCACGGCGGCTTCGCCCAGTTCGTCGTCGACGGCGTCAGCGATGAGCAGTGGCGGGCCATCGGCCCGCTGCCCCGTCAGCACGGCATCCTGGCCTCGATGCTGCACAAGGCCGAGCCCGAGCGCCTCGGTGACGTGCGCGAGGACCCCCGCTTCGAGGGCTGGCCGTCCGCCCACCCGGAGATGTCCGACTTCCTGGGCCTGCCGATCCGGTACGGGGACGAGACGCTGGGCGCGCTCTTCCTCGCGAACAAGCGGTGCCCCAAGCCGGCGGGCGGCTGCGGCTTCACCGCCGACGACGAGGAGCTCCTTTCGCTCCTGGCCCAGCACGCCGCGATCGCCCTCAACAACGCCCGGCTCTACGAACGAAGCCGCGAGCTGACCATCGCCGAGGAGCGCTCGCGCCTGGCCCATGAACTGCACGACGCCGTGAGCCAGAAGCTGTTCTCGCTGCGCCTGACGGCCCAGGCGGCGGCCGCCCTGGTGGACCGCGACCCCTCACGGGCCAAGGGCGAACTCCAGCAGGTGGCCGTGCTCGCGGCCGAGGCGGCGGACGAACTGCGCGCCGCCGTCGTGGAGTTGCGCCCCGCCGCCCTGGACGAGGACGGCCTGGTGGCCACCCTGCGGACGCACACCCAGGTCCTGGACCGCGCGCACTCCGCCGAAGTCACCTTCGACAGCTGCGGAGTCCGGGCGCTGCCCGCCGCCCAGGAGGAGGCGATGCTGCGGGTCGCCCAGGAGGCCCTGCACAACGCCCTGCGCCACTCGGGGGCGGCCCGCGTCGATGTGACCCTCATCCGGCGCGGCGCGGGCGCGGTGCTGCGCGTCAGTGACGACGGCAGCGGCTTCGACCCGCGCGGAGTCCGGCGCGCGGGGCGGCACTTGGGCCTGGTCTCCATGCGGGACCGGGCCGGCGGGGTCGGCGGACGGCTGACCGTGGAATCGGAGCCCGGAAAGGGCACGACGATCGAGATGGAGGTTCCCGGTGGCTGA
- a CDS encoding response regulator transcription factor yields the protein MADAVSRKAGIRVLLVDDHQVVRRGLRTFLEVQDDIEVVGEASDGAEGVAQAEELKPDVVLMDVKMPGMDGVEALRKLRELANPARVLIVTSFTEQRTVVPALRAGAAGYVYKDVDPDALAGAIRSVHAGHVLLQPEVAGALLSQEEANTGQGRGSSLTEREREVLGLIADGRSNREIARALVLSEKTVKTHVSNILMKLDLADRTQAALWAVRHGVTG from the coding sequence GTGGCTGACGCCGTGTCACGGAAAGCAGGGATCCGGGTGCTGCTGGTCGACGACCACCAGGTCGTCCGCCGCGGTCTGCGTACGTTCCTGGAGGTGCAGGACGACATAGAGGTCGTGGGAGAGGCGTCGGACGGCGCCGAAGGCGTCGCGCAGGCCGAGGAGTTGAAGCCGGACGTCGTCCTCATGGACGTCAAGATGCCCGGCATGGACGGCGTCGAGGCGCTGCGCAAGCTCCGCGAACTGGCCAACCCCGCGCGCGTGCTCATCGTCACCAGTTTCACCGAGCAGCGCACCGTCGTCCCGGCCCTGCGCGCGGGCGCCGCGGGGTACGTCTACAAGGACGTCGACCCGGACGCCCTCGCCGGCGCCATCCGCTCGGTGCACGCGGGGCATGTGCTCCTGCAGCCCGAGGTGGCGGGGGCGCTGCTCTCCCAGGAGGAGGCCAACACCGGGCAGGGGAGAGGCAGTTCGCTCACGGAGCGGGAGCGCGAGGTCCTCGGCCTCATCGCCGACGGCCGCTCGAACCGTGAGATCGCCCGCGCCCTCGTCCTCTCCGAGAAGACCGTCAAGACGCACGTCTCGAACATCCTGATGAAGCTGGACCTCGCCGACCGCACCCAGGCCGCGCTCTGGGCCGTACGACATGGTGTGACCGGCTGA
- a CDS encoding chaplin — MKNLKKAAAVTMVAGGLVAAGAGLASATGGAHADGNAVKSPGVGSGNLVQAPVHIPVNAVGNTVSVIGALNPAFANDGLNA; from the coding sequence GTGAAGAACCTGAAGAAGGCCGCGGCTGTCACGATGGTGGCGGGTGGCCTCGTCGCCGCCGGCGCCGGTCTCGCCTCCGCCACGGGCGGTGCGCACGCCGACGGCAATGCCGTGAAGTCCCCGGGCGTCGGCTCGGGCAACCTCGTCCAGGCGCCGGTGCACATCCCCGTGAACGCCGTGGGCAACACCGTGTCCGTCATCGGCGCCCTCAACCCGGCCTTCGCGAACGACGGCCTGAACGCCTGA
- a CDS encoding ABC transporter ATP-binding protein gives MSDVLELEDVSVVREGRALVDQVSWSVKEGERWVILGPNGAGKTTLLNVASSYLHPSSGSATILGETLGKPGTDVFELRPRIGVAGIAMAEKLPKRQTVLQTVLTAAYGMTAGWHEDYEDVDEQRARAFLDRLGMTDYLDRKFGTLSEGERKRTLIARALMTDPELLLLDEPAAGLDLGGREDLVRRLGRLARDPIAPSMIMVTHHVEEIAPGFTHVLMIRQGKVMAAGPLELELTSRNLSLCFGLPLVVEERGERWSAQGLPLG, from the coding sequence ATGAGCGATGTACTGGAGCTGGAGGACGTATCCGTGGTCCGCGAGGGCCGGGCTCTGGTGGACCAGGTCTCCTGGTCGGTCAAGGAGGGGGAGCGCTGGGTCATCCTCGGCCCGAACGGCGCGGGCAAGACCACCCTCCTGAACGTCGCGTCGAGCTACCTCCACCCGAGCTCCGGCTCCGCCACCATCCTCGGCGAGACCCTCGGCAAGCCCGGCACGGACGTCTTCGAACTCCGCCCCCGCATCGGCGTCGCCGGCATCGCGATGGCCGAGAAGCTGCCCAAGCGCCAGACCGTGCTCCAGACGGTTCTCACGGCCGCGTACGGCATGACCGCCGGCTGGCACGAGGACTACGAGGACGTCGACGAGCAGCGCGCCCGCGCCTTCCTCGACCGCCTCGGCATGACCGACTACCTGGACCGCAAGTTCGGCACCCTCTCCGAGGGAGAGCGCAAGCGCACCCTGATCGCCCGCGCCCTCATGACCGACCCCGAGCTGCTGCTCCTCGACGAGCCCGCCGCGGGCCTCGACCTGGGCGGCCGCGAGGACCTCGTACGCCGTCTCGGCCGCCTCGCCCGCGACCCGATCGCCCCCTCGATGATCATGGTCACGCACCACGTCGAGGAGATCGCCCCCGGCTTCACCCACGTCCTGATGATCCGCCAGGGCAAGGTCATGGCCGCGGGCCCGCTGGAGCTCGAACTCACGTCCCGCAACCTCTCCCTCTGCTTCGGCCTGCCCCTGGTGGTCGAGGAGCGCGGCGAGCGCTGGAGCGCCCAGGGCCTGCCGCTCGGCTGA
- a CDS encoding NfeD family protein codes for MENIDAWVWWLIGAVALGIPLVMTAMPEFGMLSVGAVAGAVTAGLGGGTVLQVVVFAAVSVALIAVVRPIAARHRAQRPELATGVEALKGKTAVVLERVDGSGGRIKLAGETWSARALDKDQSYEAGREVDVVEIDGATAIVM; via the coding sequence GTGGAGAACATCGACGCATGGGTGTGGTGGCTGATCGGCGCGGTCGCACTCGGAATCCCGCTCGTAATGACGGCCATGCCGGAGTTCGGCATGCTCTCCGTGGGCGCGGTCGCCGGCGCCGTGACCGCCGGACTGGGCGGCGGCACCGTCCTTCAAGTGGTCGTCTTCGCGGCCGTCTCCGTCGCACTCATCGCGGTCGTACGCCCCATAGCGGCCCGGCATCGCGCCCAGCGCCCCGAACTGGCCACGGGCGTAGAGGCGTTGAAGGGGAAGACCGCCGTCGTCCTGGAACGGGTAGACGGGTCCGGCGGCCGGATCAAGCTCGCGGGCGAGACCTGGTCGGCGCGCGCACTGGACAAGGACCAGAGCTACGAGGCGGGGCGCGAGGTCGATGTGGTCGAGATCGACGGAGCGACGGCCATCGTCATGTGA
- a CDS encoding SPFH domain-containing protein, with protein MEPIIIVLIILVVLVFIALIKTIQVIPQASAAIVERFGRYTRTLNAGLNIVVPFIDSIRNRIDLREQVVPFPPQPVITQDNLVVNIDTVIYYQVTDARAATYEVASYIQAIEQLTVTTLRNIIGGMDLERTLTSREEINAALRGVLDEATGKWGIRVNRVELKAIEPPTSIQDSMEKQMRADRDKRAAILQAEGVRQSEILRAEGEKQSAILRAEGEAKAAALRAEGEAQAIRTVFESIHAGDPDQKLLSYQYLQMLPKIAEGDANKLWIVPSEIGDALKGLGGALGNFGPLGGGSSGSAPAAERREQPPID; from the coding sequence ATGGAACCAATCATCATCGTCCTGATCATTCTGGTGGTGCTGGTCTTCATCGCCCTGATCAAGACGATCCAGGTCATCCCGCAGGCCAGCGCCGCGATCGTAGAGCGCTTCGGCCGCTACACCCGCACGCTGAACGCGGGCCTGAACATCGTCGTCCCGTTCATCGACTCGATCCGCAACCGCATCGACCTCCGTGAACAGGTCGTCCCCTTCCCGCCCCAGCCGGTGATCACCCAGGACAACCTGGTGGTCAACATCGACACGGTCATCTATTACCAGGTGACCGACGCACGGGCCGCGACGTACGAAGTCGCCAGCTACATCCAGGCGATCGAGCAGCTCACCGTCACCACGCTCCGCAACATCATCGGTGGCATGGACCTGGAGCGGACCCTGACCTCCCGCGAGGAGATCAACGCGGCACTGCGCGGCGTCCTCGATGAGGCGACCGGCAAGTGGGGCATCCGCGTCAACCGCGTCGAGCTCAAGGCGATCGAACCGCCGACCTCCATCCAGGACTCGATGGAGAAGCAGATGCGTGCCGACCGCGACAAGCGCGCCGCGATCCTCCAGGCCGAAGGTGTCCGGCAGTCCGAGATCCTGCGCGCCGAAGGTGAGAAGCAGTCCGCGATCCTGCGCGCCGAAGGTGAGGCCAAGGCCGCGGCCCTGCGCGCAGAGGGTGAAGCACAAGCCATCCGTACGGTCTTCGAGTCGATCCACGCGGGCGACCCGGACCAGAAGCTGCTCTCCTACCAGTACCTCCAGATGCTCCCGAAGATCGCCGAGGGCGATGCGAACAAGCTCTGGATCGTGCCCAGCGAGATCGGCGACGCCCTCAAGGGCCTCGGCGGCGCACTCGGCAACTTCGGCCCCCTGGGCGGCGGTTCGAGCGGCTCGGCACCCGCTGCGGAGCGCCGCGAACAGCCGCCGATCGACTAG